In Paenibacillus sp. FSL R7-0345, a single window of DNA contains:
- a CDS encoding ATP-binding protein, whose protein sequence is MIDLSACTFDNNSTYKLDGKWEFYWGQLLDPANISQAEGLGYISVPGSWKTITQREYNRYGFATYRLELLLPADSESFALKVNNIRNASQLFIDSKPLGGSGIPGQTLETTKPRNQPYSVSAPSINGRAEIVIHASNFTYDSGGVAESIRIGTPEAVWALDKRNSIYDIMFVAGFAFIAVYFLGQGLQRKEDSSFFQLAMFCFTIVLYMLTHSEKLLFDLSPSISYEWFSKLQLISGVIGFSFVAGYTYTLFPALYSRLFMRITFTYSIGFCLLTLLSSIRVYSRASSLMLIFCVISIVYTFYVMLRSVVRNEIGSFYLLIGAIAAIMFTLSLTSNLALGTGFYSVPPVSGPIFILSEGLFLSARQAHAYETIKLLSQQLARKDRDKDEFLLKTSNELRTPLNAIINISLSLYEGSGGSLSSSQREDMRLILGTGRRLAFMVRDILDYEQIKRERITLHWKQVDIQGIANIVIEVFQFLNIKDDIRIKNRIPPGVYLIEADEHRLMQILYNLLDNALKFTDRGSVVFEAERQEDIIAISVTDTGRGIPAERLEQIFRDYEQVNEADSLESGGLGLGLAITRKLVELHGGSIKVESVPGRGSTFTFTLPVSQPGAVIAEAENRELLLTPVNPPLEAWDDDWKYPNIPLPQYTRDEETNGSAPRILVVDDDYANLKALTNLLSLENYRITSIRSGKEALAILAEDRNFDLCIIDVMMPEMSGLELCRIIRKTFSPLDLPVLMATAGQQLHFNESAFRAGANDFIHKPYAWSDLKGRVKTLVDLKRSVAERLSSEIAMLRAQIKPHFLYNAINTIIWMSTRDNEKTRHLLYDLSHFLRGSFDFSNQETAIPFEKELELIEAYLSLEQARFGKRLSVQYNIEVSEFTLPPLIVQPIVENAVRHGLMEKIGGGTLILSTRLQGGNIVITVADNGKGMSDEQLASWMMDDYRSSSRQGTGIGLKNINRRLLKQFGHPLLLTRGEDGGIEVRIRIPWKGEVS, encoded by the coding sequence ATGATTGATTTATCAGCCTGTACTTTCGATAATAATTCAACCTACAAGCTGGATGGAAAGTGGGAGTTTTACTGGGGGCAGCTGCTTGATCCTGCAAACATAAGCCAAGCAGAGGGTCTCGGCTATATTTCTGTACCAGGAAGCTGGAAAACAATCACACAAAGAGAGTACAACCGCTATGGATTTGCCACATACCGTTTGGAGCTGCTGCTGCCGGCGGACAGCGAGTCCTTTGCACTCAAGGTGAACAATATCCGCAATGCCAGCCAGCTCTTTATAGACAGCAAGCCGCTGGGAGGCAGCGGCATTCCCGGACAAACGCTGGAAACCACGAAGCCCCGCAATCAACCCTATTCAGTTAGCGCCCCGAGCATTAATGGGCGGGCTGAAATTGTTATCCATGCATCCAACTTCACCTACGACAGCGGTGGAGTCGCTGAATCCATCCGGATAGGAACACCAGAGGCAGTTTGGGCACTCGACAAGCGGAACAGCATCTACGATATCATGTTTGTGGCCGGCTTCGCCTTTATCGCCGTTTATTTCCTGGGTCAGGGACTGCAGCGTAAAGAAGACTCCTCGTTTTTCCAGCTGGCGATGTTCTGCTTTACAATTGTCTTATATATGCTCACCCACAGCGAAAAGCTGCTGTTTGACCTGTCTCCTTCAATCTCATATGAGTGGTTCAGCAAATTACAGCTAATTTCGGGCGTAATCGGCTTTTCCTTTGTGGCCGGCTATACCTACACTTTGTTCCCTGCCCTGTATTCAAGGCTATTCATGCGGATTACGTTCACCTACTCTATCGGGTTCTGTCTCCTGACGCTATTAAGCTCAATTCGGGTTTACTCACGGGCGTCCAGCCTAATGCTAATCTTTTGCGTAATATCAATAGTCTATACCTTCTATGTGATGCTCCGCTCAGTGGTCCGGAATGAAATCGGCTCCTTTTATTTGCTTATCGGTGCAATCGCCGCCATTATGTTTACGCTCTCGTTGACCAGCAACCTGGCGCTGGGTACAGGGTTTTATTCCGTACCGCCGGTGTCCGGGCCCATCTTCATTCTCTCCGAAGGGCTGTTTCTTTCCGCCCGGCAAGCCCATGCCTATGAGACGATCAAGCTTTTGTCCCAGCAGCTTGCGCGCAAGGACAGAGACAAGGATGAATTCCTGCTGAAAACCTCTAATGAGCTGCGCACACCGCTGAATGCCATCATCAATATCTCATTATCACTCTATGAAGGCAGCGGAGGCTCGCTCAGTTCCTCACAGCGCGAGGATATGCGCCTGATTCTCGGAACCGGCAGACGCCTGGCATTCATGGTCCGGGATATCCTTGATTATGAGCAGATCAAACGGGAGCGAATCACGCTCCACTGGAAGCAGGTCGACATCCAGGGGATTGCCAATATCGTTATTGAAGTGTTCCAGTTTCTGAATATAAAGGATGACATCCGGATCAAAAACCGTATTCCCCCCGGGGTCTATCTGATTGAAGCAGATGAGCACCGGCTGATGCAAATCCTATACAACCTGCTTGATAACGCCCTCAAGTTCACTGACCGCGGCAGTGTCGTCTTCGAGGCAGAGCGGCAGGAGGACATTATCGCCATCTCCGTTACCGATACAGGCAGAGGGATTCCCGCTGAACGACTGGAGCAGATCTTCCGCGATTATGAGCAGGTCAATGAAGCCGACTCTCTGGAGAGCGGCGGACTCGGTCTGGGTCTGGCTATCACCCGTAAGCTCGTCGAACTGCACGGAGGCAGCATTAAGGTAGAGTCGGTGCCGGGACGGGGCAGCACCTTTACCTTCACCCTCCCGGTCAGCCAGCCCGGGGCGGTAATAGCAGAAGCCGAAAACCGCGAGCTGCTGCTTACACCGGTAAATCCTCCATTGGAGGCTTGGGATGATGATTGGAAGTATCCCAATATCCCGCTGCCACAGTATACCCGGGATGAAGAAACCAACGGGTCTGCTCCGCGAATCCTGGTGGTAGACGACGACTACGCCAACCTGAAGGCATTAACCAATTTGCTGTCACTGGAGAATTACAGGATCACCAGCATCCGCAGCGGTAAAGAGGCGCTCGCCATTCTGGCGGAGGACCGCAATTTTGATCTTTGTATCATCGATGTGATGATGCCGGAAATGTCCGGACTGGAGCTATGCAGAATCATCCGCAAAACCTTCAGCCCGCTGGATCTGCCTGTTCTTATGGCTACCGCCGGACAGCAGCTCCATTTCAACGAGTCTGCCTTCCGGGCCGGAGCCAACGATTTTATCCATAAGCCTTATGCCTGGAGCGATTTGAAGGGACGTGTCAAAACACTGGTTGATCTGAAAAGATCGGTAGCCGAGCGGCTCAGCTCGGAAATCGCCATGCTGCGCGCCCAGATCAAGCCTCACTTCCTATACAATGCAATTAACACTATCATCTGGATGAGTACAAGAGATAACGAGAAGACAAGGCATCTGCTGTATGATCTCAGCCATTTTTTGCGGGGAAGCTTTGATTTCAGCAATCAGGAAACAGCGATCCCTTTTGAAAAGGAGCTGGAGCTGATTGAAGCCTACTTGTCACTGGAGCAGGCCCGTTTCGGCAAACGCCTGAGTGTGCAGTACAATATCGAGGTCTCTGAATTTACTCTGCCGCCGCTGATCGTCCAGCCCATTGTCGAGAATGCTGTCCGGCACGGCCTGATGGAAAAAATCGGCGGGGGCACGCTCATCCTCAGCACCCGTCTGCAGGGCGGGAACATTGTCATTACCGTTGCCGACAACGGCAAGGGCATGAGCGATGAGCAGCTGGCTTCCTGGATGATGGACGATTACCGCTCGTCCTCGCGTCAGGGGACAGGGATTGGTCTAAAAAATATTAACCGTCGGCTGCTGAAGCAATTCGGGCATCCGCTGCTGCTTACCCGCGGCGAAGACGGCGGGATCGAAGTACGTATAAGAATACCGTGGAAGGGTGAGGTCTCCTGA
- a CDS encoding response regulator, whose translation MVVDDEWPALEQMRELLQQCENIASIHVFDNPREAFTAAAELKPDLIFLDIQMPELSGLAFAENLLPFSPDTEIVFVTAYRSYAVEAFDLSAADYLLKPVDPPRLFKTWSKFLSKRMQSGQPGQASPSAHFQYLGGHSLTGPLGAVKWSTHKAEELFAYLWIHKQGSVSVILNDVFPQWNYEKGKQYLHTTVYQIRKTLKNAALGDNIELTSDRENYRLEARDIEGDAERFQEAALAALQDNNPDKLRDASSLYKGELLQSLDSLWIYSARDKYRKLYLKLLEQLTLGLIQTGRHYEAEEYALRLAELEPLEESYALQIISLYYEIGKPLRAQRRYTQFRDSYRNEMGGELPEWFLEAYGRLGS comes from the coding sequence ATGGTTGTAGATGACGAATGGCCGGCGCTGGAACAGATGCGCGAGCTGCTGCAGCAATGTGAGAACATTGCGTCAATCCATGTTTTTGATAATCCCCGGGAGGCCTTCACGGCCGCCGCTGAGCTGAAGCCGGATCTGATCTTTCTCGATATTCAAATGCCCGAGCTCTCCGGGCTTGCCTTTGCGGAGAATCTGCTGCCGTTCTCACCGGATACGGAGATTGTGTTCGTAACCGCCTACCGCAGCTACGCTGTTGAGGCTTTTGACCTCTCGGCGGCCGATTATCTGCTGAAGCCGGTAGACCCGCCCCGGCTGTTCAAAACCTGGTCCAAATTCCTTTCCAAGCGGATGCAATCCGGACAGCCCGGACAGGCAAGTCCAAGCGCACACTTTCAGTATCTTGGCGGCCATTCCTTAACCGGGCCGCTTGGCGCAGTCAAGTGGAGCACGCACAAGGCCGAGGAGTTGTTTGCTTATCTATGGATACATAAGCAAGGCAGTGTCAGTGTCATTCTGAACGACGTCTTTCCGCAGTGGAATTACGAGAAAGGTAAGCAGTATTTGCACACTACCGTCTATCAGATCCGCAAAACCTTAAAAAATGCCGCTCTGGGCGACAATATTGAACTGACCTCGGACCGGGAGAATTATCGTCTGGAGGCCAGAGACATTGAAGGGGATGCTGAACGGTTCCAGGAAGCAGCCCTTGCTGCGCTCCAGGACAATAATCCGGACAAGCTGCGGGATGCCTCTTCCCTTTACAAGGGCGAGCTGCTGCAATCACTGGACAGCCTCTGGATTTATTCCGCCAGGGACAAATACCGCAAGCTGTACCTGAAGCTGCTGGAGCAGCTTACTCTGGGGCTTATCCAAACCGGCCGCCACTATGAGGCAGAGGAATACGCCCTGCGCCTGGCCGAGCTTGAGCCGCTGGAAGAAAGCTACGCCCTGCAGATCATCTCGCTCTATTATGAGATCGGCAAACCCCTAAGGGCCCAGCGGCGCTATACCCAGTTTCGTGATTCCTACAGGAACGAAATGGGCGGGGAGCTTCCCGAGTGGTTCCTCGAAGCATACGGGCGCCTCGGAAGCTGA